Proteins encoded together in one Synechococcus sp. BL107 window:
- a CDS encoding autotransporter outer membrane beta-barrel domain-containing protein, with protein MAKHSAGNLIFLLVFALLCGDWAEPAKASAAVVGHKALSKLLPASSNAFTTDILLAQAAKPNNFPDDQQIPLPGPDTKDSVTLWQLPEDFKSVIETDSDGIYGIYYSAWNRNKPEVKLPGVYGAGWIGGGKNNNYQPWKDNAVLAEELSVKYLAQKQSFMAECDSSEDNGPGCVNEINGKKVKNLNLYGFWNGGGFAYGANKSDQSVSRPSGGSNPQIGYYWNGELYRTNNGDNYKIQFFAGCKLNTINTSVSVSGLSSPEDCNNGTAPVLDGGSLNFDTKYSIPLYVTSKGGTIDNNSENIILEGTIQSIGGTFDSPSSLFFKGSGSTSLRGNNSYINPTIVKEGVLEITNVNGLGSTDAGTRVEESAVLRISLSGKPTSQGSPSNDAQINEKITLTGGELDLNGNYIDLRKGVVLEGKGVNSTIRVKDSSTEVFVRSTISGDGGLIKDGKGFLRLGGGKPQTYEGETIIEAGELRFAETTSTPETTDVSVNQDATLRLMGGLDTSGGLNTVGSIQGKGRIVLNTDQAHLSVNAPSSKKNHEFEGSILGGPGANALQGTFIKDGDAKLTLSGKNAYGSLIVEKGQLDIKDEAINTKGMEPSEASVSLRLGHDLSVKAGSALRVTGRDLDPMYGPRTPGEETSSEGTIAKIANHASPIIEFDDSINELTVENGSLLVASFTGALPTEYDAYKDNCKKGADPKTCYSIRPQISFEGGDDTLTNNGLIVGPGEADTGNHLQLRFQGGDDTLVNGLSEGKDRRSGSWLGCVTAGADDQGFNGYKFGNTCDVANEETGGNLSDADSKDAKRNYTVNVFMGAGNDAFTNHQGSYLRGNFYGEGGDDILGNQGVIRGNIVMGKGSDTVTFQGGGASNNGKSRGIGVLDDRLVLGTSSKIENDNSLDTDVNKLNLFGNVVVAYRNSLGWGVKEDLENCGGRKSTTGRSDYGCRWDDGGYGYAAIVGSKGKDSIWVKKKSDGTQPVAIWGSVELGASNDALRLGNTQDKFGGDLHLIGDLDLGSGNSQIISIDKNSDFSVRAIRGDNIDFQIYGLATLGGDSELGVFAADRDVDLKQGNTLSSYTGTTTINEGGTLRAGQAWSLSSESIHQVDGKLILGDNDNRREDQEIGELTGKGLVSLQNQSYLFYGGLNGDVEFSGTSKGDGALVKKGSGTTTFSGTFGHTGFTKVHDGTLLLQEDESLSEKSTVLISSSTKQPTLDLGDTTQRAPKYNLHGGTLKNGTLGGAQINVERRTNNAIDSIEGELVSVNVSSRNDFDEEVGLTFSGSNQFQSLKIDRATVLIDESASVELSGDILGGDFVSRGAAFELSDKLDIQGSLTVGGSIDLDAGNDLIRIGNQASVSSGVIDGGSGDFDVFWNQNGSLDFDTSNVKGFEIISYKGEGLAYLGDKASLIVTAADRDIDDSLYTEYGLIASTPSNNTLNFSSNSNAKNIESGLTVGLLQLDGDSTIHLRQGSLDIAALQSNSKGKTNKFILGEPLEVSAEAPLQSLRESLVRPGSGVDLDQVASGRLSVGASDQSIATIQQRGGLWSYEGDFSSTDLSGQGVVVAGNGSNEPDSQSSATFESITADGSRRLLVGARKDGVLSVTNGIHDSWSPVSKSDGAKKASLISNGEVVLGVSGGNNPSTYKGLTVAMKGGSITTLEDDAIGPQSPTLVRGLLQIGESEGSGVSQNFARRLIVGQTGSIQNGDLSITSLANAGEVHIDSLTINNGMKRLLDVLADRKQLDEDAPIRKVKAQGSLKNLGGNIEIAGELKYQDNDDSTDGHALINSRNLRDVISYEKNERNGAVPQPGTLTAQKITMGKNRDIISNSGIIATTTRDADETSINLGGGNDLILNRGSFDIGQSIIDGGEPLEITDSILNRDTRTVKGLNIFRQGYDRLSIFSKNPTSNSSGLVESQLVNFAAIKLEAGGDWIFPQGNDCRVTGVGRIFSADKTDCVGIVGQRNADQFLKITNGANVETGVMELGRSSSNSIEVLDGSLEVGLIDGVVGSERINVNSGDIIFDRTVNNSFNSLVVGDNSSSASVNAKAIQNIASIHVVNGSLDVDLLHATDLEDLGQDPELRIGASIDPSSFTLDGPTSLVEQISSNVVKGSLRVDETEGYSKALQLGGMWGYEGDFGDIDLDAQGIVTTTRSADDVSIQDDDEQDDIDAVTFKSITAAGDRRLLVGARQDGKLTILEGLHDSSLTEISNKAAILNNGEMVLGDLKGESDQTASTYRGATVVLKDGSLQTLYADAISPESPTFVRGLLSIGATGEIKQNFAKRLLVGNTGRIENGALSVTSLTNAGDVQIDSLTVNNGMKRLLDVLDDRGVLDEDSPLRKIKAQGSLKNLGGNFEIAGDLIYQDNADATAGHALINTRNLRDVINYEKNERNGAVPRPGTFAASRIMMGSNNDVILNSGIISTTTRDKGKTSITLRGGNDLILNRGTFDIGKSIIDGGEALILERTKPVQGLNVFRQGFDPRSDSSNNSSGLEESQLVNFAAIKLDAGGDWIFPQGQDCQVRGDQKVFSAELTPCVGITGGKEKDQEIVITDGARVEAGVVALGRDSTNTIRVEEGSLRAVLIEGGNELRQRFRDSRGLASNDLPVQKETIVLGENNSDADGELIVGGIVDVEAIHQLGGTWSYAVNASSDDFGVFPDTTAAGTIKVKTTDLNHDLKGTTSVSRATFQRIDGESNDLSIEVDSNAFLGVIDGIHGAKTSLTTKGEVSLSGESSYGGVTNIQDGAILYAENNSALSEKSSVVIEKDGLLDLQGFDNTILSISGSGDLVLNPRTSTMQNSDDEVKGADLVIKAGDFAGTIDDGSLSGLGSVTKISDADLTLSGVNTYSSPTFVEGGTLIAASSTALSPNSDFVLSNNGVLDLSIYPRQARFKAEDDNGYSAYLKSLTVNDESQLRVSSLAPLRVKEKLEFDQGEIAAFLDSGANSTAPIQIDEAGKFVFRKGRKLGPASLYMVVSNEEARQQEGTWNVIDGEVENADELAKNTYLLIPALPSEKNRENQADFVEIDGVDYRIAQFDGVDQPLADAALSDVRLEEGSLKLVVEQKSFAEIQEDLNGDDGDVDELPGCEDDDELCDVISDIDGEEDEASNVEEDSAVEIIEAVMDGLKDQEIEISFGFDYGQLAKLVTSGLAPRNVDAAGRGMALFNNQLVASVFDRQPMRQFEELIHESSVSRLDADLSSDIAAVESDSVEDLSSDIGIVEMDGVAYVDRDDDELDLANRDGVSAWMKGFGGNSRADDSSILYNDYDLSSYGTSFGVDIALSESFQIGAYANYGDVRIQHSSDDTGGGSWDSDGYGGGLTAQYSTRNFYIQGLVGASEFSGEQTRNILQINQDFGANTAKGDKKVTSYLGALRMGAPFKAGGVVLEPQAQAVWTQNREDGFSETSGTEKNLRLKYKDRTTNFLETELGMKLSVPIRTGERSLLVPSVRAAWLADWNQNNEAQRIGYKFTNQTVDFDSQLETQNGALIEAGLDYTIQNFNRTSVKVYARGGAEVWGGDRGTTWRGSGGVTFQF; from the coding sequence GTGGCGAAGCATTCCGCTGGAAATTTGATATTCCTATTGGTATTTGCACTACTTTGTGGTGATTGGGCTGAGCCTGCTAAAGCAAGTGCCGCGGTTGTTGGACATAAGGCATTGAGCAAGCTTTTGCCGGCTAGTTCGAATGCTTTTACAACAGATATATTGCTGGCCCAGGCTGCTAAACCCAACAACTTTCCTGACGATCAACAAATACCTCTGCCAGGGCCAGATACAAAAGATTCGGTTACTCTTTGGCAATTGCCAGAAGACTTTAAATCAGTAATTGAAACTGATAGCGATGGTATTTATGGGATATACTACTCGGCATGGAATAGAAATAAACCCGAGGTTAAATTGCCTGGGGTTTATGGGGCTGGATGGATAGGTGGTGGTAAAAATAATAACTATCAACCGTGGAAGGATAATGCTGTTTTGGCAGAAGAGCTATCAGTAAAATATCTGGCTCAAAAACAATCATTTATGGCTGAATGTGATTCTTCTGAAGATAATGGACCAGGTTGTGTTAACGAAATCAATGGCAAGAAAGTTAAAAATCTCAATCTCTATGGCTTCTGGAACGGGGGCGGATTTGCCTATGGAGCGAACAAATCAGATCAATCTGTTTCACGCCCGTCAGGGGGCAGTAATCCTCAAATAGGCTATTACTGGAATGGTGAGCTTTATCGTACTAATAACGGTGATAATTATAAAATACAGTTTTTTGCCGGTTGCAAGCTAAATACCATTAATACATCTGTTTCTGTCTCTGGTCTATCTTCGCCCGAGGATTGCAATAATGGTACTGCTCCTGTTCTTGATGGAGGCAGTCTTAACTTTGATACAAAGTATTCAATCCCGCTTTACGTCACTAGTAAAGGTGGAACGATTGATAACAATAGTGAAAATATTATTTTAGAGGGGACAATTCAATCGATTGGAGGTACATTTGATTCGCCTAGTTCACTATTTTTTAAGGGGTCAGGATCGACGTCTCTTCGGGGCAATAATTCTTACATCAACCCAACGATAGTCAAAGAGGGTGTTCTTGAAATCACCAACGTCAATGGCTTGGGGTCTACTGATGCAGGAACCAGAGTTGAAGAGAGTGCCGTTCTGAGAATTTCCCTCAGTGGAAAGCCAACGTCTCAGGGTTCACCAAGTAACGACGCACAGATCAATGAAAAAATCACCTTGACTGGTGGTGAGCTGGATCTGAATGGAAACTACATCGACCTAAGAAAAGGTGTTGTCTTAGAAGGTAAAGGTGTTAATTCAACTATTAGGGTTAAAGATAGTAGTACTGAAGTCTTCGTGAGAAGTACCATTTCTGGCGATGGTGGCCTAATCAAGGATGGGAAAGGCTTTCTTCGTCTTGGAGGTGGAAAACCGCAAACCTATGAGGGAGAAACGATTATTGAGGCGGGTGAACTGCGTTTTGCAGAAACGACCTCAACTCCCGAAACAACCGACGTCTCGGTAAATCAAGATGCAACACTGCGCTTGATGGGCGGCCTAGACACTTCTGGAGGACTTAATACCGTTGGCTCGATCCAAGGAAAAGGGCGCATTGTTTTAAATACAGATCAGGCACACCTTTCTGTCAATGCTCCTAGTAGTAAAAAAAATCATGAGTTTGAGGGTTCCATTCTTGGCGGGCCTGGAGCCAATGCCTTGCAAGGAACCTTCATCAAGGATGGTGATGCAAAATTAACTCTCTCGGGGAAGAATGCGTATGGATCTTTGATTGTTGAAAAGGGTCAGTTAGATATCAAAGATGAGGCTATTAATACTAAGGGTATGGAGCCATCTGAGGCTTCAGTATCTCTCAGACTTGGACATGACCTATCCGTAAAGGCTGGTAGTGCTTTAAGGGTTACTGGCCGTGACTTGGATCCCATGTATGGCCCAAGGACACCTGGTGAGGAAACCTCATCAGAAGGCACGATAGCTAAAATCGCAAACCACGCTTCACCAATTATTGAATTCGATGATTCAATCAATGAATTAACTGTCGAGAATGGCAGCCTATTGGTGGCCAGTTTTACCGGTGCATTGCCGACCGAATATGACGCCTACAAAGACAACTGCAAGAAAGGAGCGGATCCAAAAACTTGCTACAGCATTCGTCCGCAAATTTCATTTGAGGGTGGCGACGATACGCTAACCAATAATGGGTTAATTGTTGGACCTGGAGAAGCAGATACGGGGAATCATTTGCAGCTCCGTTTTCAAGGTGGTGATGACACTCTTGTGAACGGCTTAAGTGAGGGCAAGGACCGTAGATCTGGCAGCTGGCTTGGATGTGTGACGGCTGGCGCCGATGATCAGGGATTTAATGGATATAAGTTTGGTAACACTTGCGACGTAGCGAATGAAGAAACAGGTGGCAATTTATCTGATGCAGATAGCAAGGATGCCAAGAGGAATTATACGGTTAATGTCTTTATGGGGGCTGGAAATGATGCATTTACTAATCATCAAGGAAGTTATCTAAGAGGTAACTTTTATGGTGAAGGTGGTGATGATATTTTGGGGAACCAGGGTGTGATTCGCGGCAATATTGTCATGGGTAAGGGAAGTGATACGGTTACTTTTCAAGGAGGTGGTGCAAGCAATAATGGTAAATCGCGTGGAATTGGTGTTCTTGATGATCGGCTTGTCCTAGGTACGTCAAGCAAGATCGAAAACGATAATTCTCTAGACACTGATGTCAATAAGCTCAATTTGTTTGGAAATGTGGTGGTCGCGTACCGCAATTCTTTGGGTTGGGGGGTCAAAGAAGACTTAGAGAATTGTGGTGGTAGAAAGTCAACAACAGGCCGCAGTGATTATGGCTGTCGTTGGGATGACGGTGGATATGGTTATGCCGCCATTGTCGGTAGTAAAGGCAAAGATAGTATTTGGGTGAAAAAGAAGAGCGATGGTACGCAGCCCGTCGCGATTTGGGGTTCCGTTGAATTAGGCGCTTCTAATGATGCGCTGCGACTTGGGAACACACAGGATAAATTTGGTGGAGATCTCCATCTCATAGGCGATTTGGATCTGGGATCGGGTAATTCTCAAATTATTTCGATCGATAAGAATTCTGATTTTTCTGTCAGAGCCATTCGTGGCGACAATATTGATTTTCAGATCTATGGCCTAGCCACCCTGGGTGGTGACTCTGAGCTGGGTGTGTTTGCAGCTGATCGTGATGTTGATTTAAAACAAGGAAATACCCTTAGCTCTTATACGGGCACAACCACGATTAATGAAGGCGGCACGTTGCGTGCTGGACAGGCTTGGAGTTTGAGTTCTGAATCCATCCATCAAGTGGATGGCAAATTGATCTTAGGCGACAATGATAATAGGCGAGAAGATCAAGAGATTGGCGAACTCACAGGCAAAGGCCTAGTAAGTTTGCAAAACCAATCTTATCTTTTTTATGGTGGATTGAACGGAGATGTTGAATTCTCAGGTACATCTAAGGGTGACGGCGCTCTTGTTAAAAAAGGATCTGGAACAACGACCTTCTCTGGCACATTTGGTCACACTGGATTTACCAAGGTGCATGATGGGACATTATTGCTGCAAGAAGATGAAAGCCTTAGTGAAAAATCAACAGTTTTAATCTCATCCTCTACAAAACAACCAACCCTTGATCTTGGTGATACCACGCAACGTGCGCCTAAATATAACCTTCATGGAGGCACCCTGAAAAATGGAACATTAGGTGGCGCGCAAATTAATGTAGAAAGGCGTACGAATAACGCTATCGATAGTATCGAAGGCGAACTTGTCAGCGTCAATGTCTCATCTCGCAATGATTTTGATGAAGAGGTTGGGTTAACATTCTCTGGATCAAATCAATTCCAGAGTCTCAAGATTGATCGTGCCACTGTTTTGATTGATGAGTCAGCCAGTGTTGAGTTGTCAGGCGATATTCTTGGTGGCGATTTTGTTTCAAGAGGGGCTGCTTTTGAGCTATCCGATAAGTTAGATATTCAGGGATCGTTAACGGTTGGTGGCTCGATTGATCTGGATGCAGGCAATGATCTGATTCGGATTGGTAACCAGGCTTCAGTTTCCAGTGGCGTTATTGATGGTGGGTCTGGTGATTTTGATGTTTTCTGGAATCAAAATGGATCCCTTGATTTTGATACATCTAATGTAAAAGGCTTTGAAATTATTTCTTATAAGGGTGAGGGTCTTGCCTATCTTGGTGATAAAGCGAGTCTGATTGTTACTGCTGCTGATCGTGATATCGATGATTCTTTGTATACAGAGTATGGATTGATTGCATCGACACCTTCGAATAACACTCTTAATTTTAGTTCCAACTCTAATGCCAAAAATATCGAGTCTGGTCTCACCGTTGGTCTGCTCCAGCTTGATGGTGATTCAACGATTCATCTGAGGCAAGGATCACTTGATATTGCTGCTCTCCAGTCAAATTCCAAGGGTAAAACAAACAAATTTATTCTTGGTGAACCACTCGAGGTATCTGCTGAGGCGCCTCTTCAATCTTTGCGCGAATCACTCGTCAGGCCTGGTAGTGGTGTTGATTTAGATCAAGTGGCATCGGGCCGCTTATCCGTTGGTGCGTCTGATCAATCCATTGCAACGATTCAACAGCGGGGTGGTCTGTGGAGTTATGAAGGTGATTTTTCCTCCACTGACCTCTCAGGCCAAGGTGTTGTTGTTGCGGGTAATGGCAGTAATGAGCCTGATTCACAATCATCGGCAACGTTTGAATCCATCACAGCTGATGGATCACGTCGGCTGCTTGTTGGTGCAAGAAAGGATGGTGTTCTAAGCGTCACGAATGGCATTCATGATTCCTGGTCACCGGTTTCAAAATCTGATGGTGCAAAAAAGGCGTCCTTGATTTCTAATGGTGAGGTGGTGCTGGGAGTCTCTGGTGGCAATAACCCGAGTACCTACAAGGGCCTTACTGTTGCAATGAAAGGTGGCTCGATAACGACCCTTGAAGATGATGCGATTGGTCCACAATCACCCACCTTGGTTCGAGGTCTGCTCCAGATTGGTGAATCGGAAGGCAGTGGAGTTAGCCAGAATTTTGCCCGGCGTTTGATCGTTGGACAAACAGGTTCAATTCAGAATGGTGATCTCTCAATCACAAGTCTTGCCAATGCTGGTGAGGTTCATATTGATTCGCTCACGATCAACAACGGGATGAAGCGCTTGTTGGATGTTCTTGCTGACCGTAAACAACTTGATGAGGATGCGCCAATACGCAAAGTTAAAGCCCAAGGATCTCTCAAAAACTTGGGTGGCAATATTGAGATCGCTGGTGAACTCAAGTATCAAGACAATGACGATTCAACCGATGGTCATGCATTGATCAACAGTCGCAACCTGAGGGACGTTATCAGTTACGAAAAAAATGAACGTAACGGTGCTGTCCCTCAGCCTGGAACCTTGACGGCTCAGAAGATTACTATGGGTAAGAATAGAGATATCATCTCAAATAGTGGAATCATCGCAACCACAACAAGGGATGCGGATGAGACTTCGATCAACCTTGGTGGTGGTAATGACCTTATCCTCAACCGCGGCAGCTTTGATATTGGTCAATCGATCATTGATGGCGGTGAGCCACTGGAAATTACGGATTCAATTCTTAACCGGGATACTCGTACCGTCAAGGGCCTTAATATCTTTAGACAAGGGTATGATCGCCTCTCCATTTTTTCTAAAAACCCTACTTCCAATTCATCGGGTTTAGTAGAGTCTCAACTAGTCAATTTTGCTGCTATTAAGTTAGAAGCTGGAGGTGATTGGATCTTCCCGCAGGGCAATGACTGCCGTGTGACTGGTGTTGGTCGCATATTCAGTGCTGATAAGACGGATTGTGTTGGTATTGTTGGGCAACGCAATGCTGATCAGTTTTTAAAGATAACAAATGGCGCCAATGTTGAAACTGGCGTGATGGAGCTGGGACGCTCTAGTAGTAACAGTATTGAAGTGCTTGATGGATCACTTGAGGTTGGATTGATTGATGGTGTTGTGGGCAGTGAGCGAATCAATGTCAATTCTGGAGATATCATTTTTGATCGTACTGTTAACAACTCTTTCAACTCTTTGGTTGTTGGCGATAATTCTTCTTCCGCATCTGTGAATGCAAAAGCGATTCAGAATATTGCTTCGATACATGTTGTGAATGGATCTCTGGATGTTGATCTCTTGCATGCGACGGATCTGGAGGATCTAGGCCAGGATCCGGAGCTTCGGATTGGTGCTTCTATCGATCCTTCCTCTTTCACACTTGATGGACCAACCTCTTTGGTCGAACAGATCTCCAGCAATGTGGTGAAAGGCTCTCTCAGGGTTGATGAAACGGAGGGCTATTCCAAGGCGCTGCAACTCGGAGGCATGTGGGGCTATGAAGGTGATTTTGGTGATATTGATCTTGATGCCCAGGGCATCGTGACAACAACACGATCTGCTGATGATGTTTCAATCCAAGATGATGACGAACAGGATGACATTGATGCGGTGACGTTTAAATCGATTACTGCTGCTGGTGATCGTCGTCTCCTGGTTGGTGCACGGCAGGATGGCAAGCTCACCATCCTCGAGGGATTGCACGACAGTTCGCTCACGGAAATATCGAATAAAGCAGCCATCCTCAATAATGGTGAAATGGTTTTGGGTGATCTGAAGGGGGAAAGTGATCAAACAGCGAGCACCTACCGAGGAGCCACGGTGGTTCTGAAAGATGGCAGTCTTCAAACTCTTTATGCCGATGCGATCAGCCCTGAATCCCCTACCTTTGTTCGTGGCCTTTTAAGTATTGGCGCTACAGGTGAAATTAAGCAGAATTTTGCGAAACGATTGCTTGTTGGTAATACGGGCAGAATCGAGAATGGTGCTTTATCAGTAACCAGCCTCACCAACGCCGGTGATGTTCAGATTGATTCGCTCACGGTCAACAATGGCATGAAGCGCTTGTTGGATGTTCTGGATGATCGTGGAGTTCTTGATGAAGATTCACCTCTACGCAAAATCAAGGCCCAAGGTTCTTTGAAGAACTTAGGTGGCAATTTTGAGATTGCTGGTGACCTGATCTATCAAGATAATGCAGACGCCACAGCAGGGCATGCGCTGATCAATACTCGCAACCTGAGGGATGTTATCAATTACGAAAAAAATGAACGTAACGGTGCTGTCCCTCGGCCAGGAACGTTTGCGGCCAGCCGAATCATGATGGGCTCGAATAATGATGTGATCCTCAACAGTGGAATTATCTCTACTACAACAAGGGATAAAGGTAAGACTTCAATCACCCTGCGTGGTGGCAATGATCTCATCTTGAACCGTGGCACCTTTGATATTGGTAAATCCATCATTGATGGTGGTGAGGCGTTAATTCTTGAACGTACTAAGCCGGTGCAAGGCCTCAACGTCTTTAGGCAGGGCTTTGATCCACGATCTGATTCTTCTAACAATTCTTCTGGATTAGAGGAGTCTCAGTTGGTCAATTTTGCTGCAATTAAGTTAGATGCTGGTGGTGATTGGATTTTCCCGCAGGGGCAGGATTGTCAGGTACGGGGTGACCAAAAGGTGTTTAGTGCTGAATTGACGCCATGTGTTGGCATTACTGGTGGAAAAGAAAAAGACCAAGAAATTGTTATTACCGATGGAGCACGAGTTGAGGCAGGTGTTGTCGCGTTGGGGCGTGATAGCACCAACACCATTCGTGTTGAGGAAGGATCTCTGCGTGCTGTTTTGATCGAAGGGGGCAATGAGCTGCGTCAGCGTTTCCGAGACAGCCGTGGCTTGGCTTCGAATGATCTTCCAGTGCAAAAGGAAACAATTGTGTTGGGAGAGAACAACTCCGATGCCGACGGTGAGTTGATTGTTGGTGGCATCGTTGATGTCGAAGCGATTCATCAGTTGGGCGGAACCTGGTCGTATGCCGTTAATGCCTCATCAGACGACTTTGGCGTATTTCCTGACACCACGGCAGCAGGCACGATCAAAGTTAAGACGACTGACCTCAACCACGATTTGAAGGGCACAACCTCTGTAAGTCGTGCAACGTTCCAGCGGATCGACGGTGAAAGTAACGACTTAAGCATTGAGGTTGATTCCAATGCATTCCTTGGTGTGATTGATGGAATTCATGGTGCCAAGACATCACTCACTACCAAGGGCGAAGTTAGTCTCTCGGGAGAGAGTAGCTATGGCGGGGTTACAAACATTCAGGATGGTGCCATTCTCTATGCTGAAAATAATTCAGCCCTATCTGAAAAGTCGTCTGTTGTGATTGAAAAGGATGGTCTTTTGGATCTTCAGGGATTCGATAATACAATTTTGTCCATTTCTGGTAGTGGTGATCTTGTTTTAAATCCTCGTACATCCACGATGCAAAACTCAGATGATGAGGTGAAGGGGGCTGATTTAGTGATTAAGGCTGGAGATTTTGCTGGCACAATTGATGACGGTAGCCTGTCTGGCCTTGGCTCCGTTACGAAAATATCTGATGCCGACCTCACTCTTTCTGGCGTCAATACCTATTCCTCGCCCACCTTTGTTGAAGGGGGGACGTTGATTGCGGCCAGCTCAACTGCTCTTAGTCCAAATTCAGACTTTGTGTTGTCTAATAATGGTGTTTTAGATCTCAGCATTTACCCAAGACAAGCTCGATTTAAAGCAGAAGATGATAACGGCTATAGCGCTTATCTTAAGAGTTTAACTGTTAATGATGAATCACAATTGCGCGTATCTTCTCTCGCACCATTGCGGGTGAAGGAAAAACTTGAATTTGATCAGGGAGAGATTGCTGCCTTCCTCGATTCTGGGGCGAATTCCACGGCTCCGATCCAGATCGATGAGGCCGGAAAATTCGTGTTCCGAAAAGGTCGAAAGCTTGGTCCGGCCAGTCTTTACATGGTTGTTTCCAATGAAGAAGCGCGTCAACAAGAAGGCACTTGGAATGTGATCGATGGTGAGGTCGAGAATGCGGATGAGCTGGCAAAAAATACGTATTTACTTATTCCGGCTCTTCCGAGTGAGAAGAATCGCGAAAATCAAGCTGATTTTGTTGAAATTGATGGTGTCGACTATCGCATTGCTCAGTTTGATGGTGTTGATCAACCGCTTGCAGATGCGGCTTTGTCTGACGTTCGTTTAGAAGAAGGCTCGCTGAAACTGGTTGTTGAACAGAAATCCTTCGCTGAGATCCAAGAGGATCTCAATGGTGATGACGGCGATGTTGATGAGCTTCCAGGTTGTGAGGATGATGATGAGTTGTGTGATGTGATTAGTGATATTGATGGTGAGGAGGATGAAGCTTCGAATGTGGAAGAAGATTCCGCTGTTGAAATTATTGAAGCTGTAATGGATGGATTGAAGGACCAAGAGATTGAAATCTCCTTTGGTTTCGACTACGGCCAACTCGCAAAGCTTGTAACGAGCGGCCTCGCGCCAAGAAATGTTGACGCTGCTGGCCGTGGCATGGCGCTATTTAATAATCAGCTCGTTGCTTCGGTTTTCGATCGACAGCCCATGCGCCAGTTCGAAGAGCTGATTCATGAATCGTCTGTTTCCCGGCTTGATGCCGACCTTTCGTCTGATATCGCAGCTGTTGAATCTGATTCGGTTGAAGACCTTTCGTCTGATATCGGGATTGTTGAGATGGACGGTGTGGCGTATGTGGATCGTGACGATGATGAGTTAGATCTTGCGAACCGTGATGGTGTGAGTGCCTGGATGAAGGGGTTTGGCGGCAACAGTCGAGCTGATGATTCGAGCATTCTTTATAACGACTACGACCTGAGCAGCTACGGCACGAGCTTTGGTGTTGATATCGCCTTGAGCGAATCATTCCAGATTGGTGCTTATGCCAACTATGGCGACGTACGGATTCAGCACAGCAGCGATGATACCGGTGGTGGAAGCTGGGACTCCGACGGCTATGGCGGTGGCCTGACGGCGCAGTATTCAACCCGTAACTTCTACATTCAGGGTCTTGTTGGCGCCAGTGAATTCAGTGGGGAGCAGACCCGCAATATTCTTCAGATCAATCAAGACTTTGGTGCGAATACTGCCAAGGGCGATAAGAAAGTCACGAGTTACCTGGGGGCACTAAGGATGGGTGCGCCGTTCAAAGCGGGTGGTGTTGTTCTTGAACCTCAGGCCCAGGCTGTATGGACTCAAAACCGTGAAGATGGTTTTTCAGAAACGAGTGGAACGGAGAAGAATCTGAGGCTTAAGTACAAAGATCGCACCACCAACTTCCTTGAAACGGAACTGGGGATGAAGCTGTCGGTGCCAATTCGAACCGGAGAACGTTCCTTGTTAGTTCCGAGTGTGCGAGCTGCATGGCTTGCTGATTGGAACCAAAACAATGAAGCGCAGCGGATTGGTTACAAGTTCACCAATCAAACCGTCGATTTTGATTCGCAGTTGGAAACGCAGAACGGCGCCTTAATTGAAGCCGGCCTGGATTACACGATTCAAAACTTCAACCGCACATCGGTGAAGGTATACGCGCGCGGTGGAGCCGAGGTGTGGGGTGGTGACCGCGGCACCACTTGGCGTGGCAGCGGCGGCGTCACCTTCCAGTTCTGA